One window of the Burkholderia ubonensis subsp. mesacidophila genome contains the following:
- a CDS encoding alkene reductase — protein MPTLFDPVTLGDLTLPNRIVMAPLTRARAGDVRVPNDLMARYYAERASAGLIISEATSVTPQGVGYADTPGIWSDEQVEGWKRVTRAVHDAGGRILLQLWHVGRISDPIFLDGALPVAPSAIAAGGHVSLVRPQRPFVTPRALELDEIPGIVAAYRKGAENAKAAGFDGVEIHGANGYLLDQFLQDSTNRRTDAYGGPVENRARLLLEVVDAAIDVWGAGRVGVHLAPRGDAHTMGDSDPAATFGYVARELGRRKIAFIFTRESYTGDHLSPQLKKAFGGPLIANEKFTLDSAQQVLERGDADAIAWGQLFIANPDLPRRFELDAPLNKPVPETYYAEGETGYTDYPALSDAA, from the coding sequence ATGCCCACCCTGTTCGACCCCGTCACCCTCGGCGACCTGACCCTGCCGAACCGCATCGTGATGGCGCCGCTCACCCGCGCCCGCGCGGGCGACGTGCGCGTCCCCAACGACCTGATGGCCCGCTACTACGCCGAACGCGCGTCGGCCGGCCTGATCATCAGCGAAGCGACGTCGGTGACGCCGCAAGGCGTCGGCTATGCCGACACGCCGGGCATCTGGTCCGACGAGCAGGTCGAGGGCTGGAAGCGCGTGACGCGCGCCGTGCACGACGCGGGCGGCCGCATCCTGCTGCAGCTCTGGCACGTCGGCCGGATCTCCGACCCGATCTTCCTCGACGGCGCGCTGCCGGTCGCGCCGAGTGCGATCGCCGCGGGCGGCCACGTGAGCCTCGTGCGGCCGCAGCGTCCGTTCGTGACGCCGCGCGCGCTCGAGCTCGACGAGATTCCAGGCATCGTCGCCGCGTACCGCAAGGGCGCGGAAAACGCGAAGGCGGCCGGCTTCGACGGCGTCGAGATCCACGGCGCGAACGGCTACCTGCTCGACCAGTTCCTGCAGGACAGCACCAACCGCCGCACCGATGCGTACGGCGGCCCGGTCGAGAACCGCGCGCGCCTGCTGCTCGAAGTGGTCGACGCGGCGATCGACGTGTGGGGCGCCGGACGCGTCGGCGTGCACCTCGCGCCGCGCGGCGACGCGCACACGATGGGCGACTCCGACCCGGCTGCGACGTTCGGCTATGTCGCGCGCGAGCTCGGCCGCCGCAAGATTGCGTTCATTTTCACGCGGGAGTCGTACACGGGCGACCACCTGAGTCCGCAACTGAAGAAAGCGTTCGGCGGCCCGCTGATCGCGAACGAGAAATTCACGCTCGACAGCGCGCAGCAGGTGCTCGAACGCGGCGACGCCGATGCGATCGCGTGGGGCCAGCTGTTCATCGCGAACCCCGACCTGCCGCGCCGGTTCGAACTCGACGCACCGCTCAACAAGCCGGTGCCGGAAACGTACTACGCGGAAGGCGAGACGGGCTACACCGACTACCCGGCGCTCAGCGACGCGGCCTGA